In Haloterrigena turkmenica DSM 5511, a single genomic region encodes these proteins:
- a CDS encoding TrmB family transcriptional regulator encodes MTTDESEAVDAFERLGLTSYEAKVFIALHRLGSGAARDVADVTDVPRSQVYSVAESLENRGLLEVQQSNPIRYRPVSIEEAQQTLEERFDRERERAFDYVDSVRKEATTEETQEDIWTVRSRERVDDRVVDLLSQATDKIVIGTRLPELLTDSIERTLEERAAAGVSVLAISRNDEIWERIDAIDGVEIETPPAYREGDQRSGRIVIVDDDGILLSVIDDDGSETAIWSSGSLFASVLIQLIEASDELRPGSGLE; translated from the coding sequence GTGACAACCGACGAGAGTGAGGCTGTCGACGCGTTCGAACGCCTTGGACTCACCAGCTACGAGGCCAAGGTCTTCATCGCCTTACATCGGCTGGGATCCGGCGCGGCGCGCGACGTCGCCGACGTGACCGACGTTCCTCGCTCGCAGGTCTACAGCGTCGCGGAGAGCCTGGAGAACCGGGGGCTGCTCGAGGTCCAGCAGTCGAACCCAATCCGCTATCGGCCGGTGAGCATCGAGGAGGCTCAGCAGACCCTCGAGGAACGGTTCGACCGCGAACGGGAACGGGCGTTCGACTACGTGGACTCGGTCAGAAAGGAGGCGACGACCGAGGAGACCCAAGAGGACATCTGGACCGTCCGAAGCCGCGAGCGCGTCGACGACCGCGTCGTCGATCTCCTCTCGCAGGCGACGGACAAGATCGTCATCGGGACGCGGCTCCCGGAACTGCTCACGGACTCGATCGAACGAACGCTCGAGGAACGGGCCGCGGCCGGCGTCTCCGTGCTCGCGATCAGCCGGAACGACGAAATCTGGGAGCGGATCGACGCCATCGACGGCGTCGAGATCGAGACGCCGCCCGCCTATCGCGAGGGGGACCAGCGATCGGGACGGATCGTCATCGTCGACGACGACGGCATCCTGTTGAGCGTCATCGACGACGACGGCAGCGAGACGGCGATCTGGAGTTCGGGCTCGCTGTTCGCCTCCGTGCTGATCCAGCTGATCGAAGCGAGCGACGAACTGCGCCCCGGTTCGGGACTGGAGTGA
- a CDS encoding polysaccharide deacetylase family protein, with protein MNRRSALAAGTAAILGMAGCFRPSGSSNDDDGPEREPRDERNALERTDDAGMVVFAYDDATIEDYTTTYPVHERYDVPACIAACPDLVQSSEDFLDPNHVGELHDAGWEVMSHTNRHRSVGRILLESDAEVGHDRIYVQANRHGDHVGDPLVLFDGERTVEATVAGKGSDDEGQYIRLEEPIDQPLDATNSAYVRYTESFLRTILADSKRRIEDWGVDVTGFVYPYGRTDGLAESLVPEYYDAVPNYRTGVGGLNPIDDLEPTRLHRRYIETDRSTPEEIEEFMATVASEDVLGIVGGHSEYDTLPAERIEFTIETALDHDLRIVTLQDALTELGYLD; from the coding sequence GTGAATCGACGAAGCGCTCTCGCCGCGGGAACGGCGGCGATACTGGGGATGGCGGGATGCTTCCGCCCGTCAGGGTCCAGCAACGATGATGACGGCCCTGAACGGGAACCGAGAGACGAACGAAACGCTCTCGAACGGACCGACGACGCGGGGATGGTTGTCTTCGCATACGACGATGCGACGATCGAAGACTACACGACGACGTACCCCGTTCACGAGCGATACGACGTCCCCGCGTGTATCGCCGCCTGTCCCGATCTCGTGCAGTCGTCAGAAGACTTTTTGGATCCGAACCACGTCGGAGAACTGCACGACGCCGGGTGGGAAGTGATGTCGCACACGAATAGACATCGATCGGTCGGACGGATTCTCCTCGAGTCCGACGCGGAGGTCGGCCACGACCGAATCTACGTTCAGGCGAATCGCCACGGCGATCACGTGGGCGATCCGCTCGTACTGTTCGACGGCGAACGTACGGTCGAGGCGACGGTCGCCGGTAAGGGCTCCGACGACGAAGGCCAGTACATCCGCCTCGAGGAGCCGATCGATCAACCGCTCGATGCGACCAACTCCGCGTACGTCCGCTACACCGAATCGTTCCTGCGGACGATCCTCGCCGATTCGAAGCGCCGAATCGAGGACTGGGGGGTCGACGTGACCGGGTTCGTCTACCCGTACGGGCGTACCGACGGACTCGCCGAATCCCTCGTCCCGGAGTACTACGACGCCGTCCCGAACTACCGGACCGGCGTCGGTGGGCTCAATCCTATCGACGATCTCGAGCCGACGCGATTGCACCGTCGGTACATCGAAACGGATCGATCGACGCCCGAAGAGATCGAGGAGTTCATGGCGACCGTCGCGTCCGAGGACGTCCTCGGAATCGTCGGCGGCCACAGTGAGTACGATACGCTCCCCGCCGAGCGGATCGAATTTACCATCGAGACCGCACTCGATCACGACCTTCGCATCGTCACGCTGCAGGATGCGCTGACCGAACTCGGCTATCTCGACTGA
- a CDS encoding DUF7351 domain-containing protein: MGETEPSRERTAIGPEEAFQLLGHEIRVQILLALWRASDHTLGFAELYNAVDVDDSGQFTYHLSKLEGRFVRHADDTYELLYAGHRVIDAIQSGVFHERLDIDPAELETDCIECGTALTFVYRDHVARVSCSDCERVWLEYPFDPGGVVERSVEEVATAFDRRTRFVWRLAGAGVCPVCAGDVRSRFLADVPREDHYAADHPVTVHLDCRRCSFFSYVPVGGAVLDQPAVVSFFFERGRSLRDAPVWTLPFVVDGGRVERRSIDPWRIQVTITADDSTIRLTLADPGTVESIDAVET; encoded by the coding sequence ATGGGTGAGACCGAACCATCCCGCGAACGGACGGCGATCGGTCCGGAGGAGGCGTTCCAACTCCTCGGTCACGAGATCAGGGTACAGATCCTGCTCGCGCTCTGGCGGGCATCCGATCATACCCTCGGGTTCGCGGAACTGTACAACGCCGTCGACGTCGACGACAGCGGTCAGTTCACCTATCACCTCTCGAAACTCGAGGGTCGATTCGTCCGCCACGCCGACGACACGTACGAATTGCTGTACGCTGGGCATCGAGTGATCGACGCGATTCAGAGCGGCGTCTTCCACGAACGTCTCGATATCGACCCGGCCGAACTCGAGACGGACTGCATCGAGTGTGGGACCGCGCTCACGTTCGTCTACCGCGACCACGTCGCTCGAGTCTCCTGTTCGGACTGCGAGCGGGTCTGGCTCGAGTACCCGTTCGACCCCGGTGGCGTCGTCGAGCGGTCGGTCGAGGAGGTCGCAACGGCGTTCGACCGGCGGACTCGCTTCGTCTGGCGTCTCGCCGGGGCCGGGGTCTGTCCCGTCTGTGCGGGTGACGTGCGAAGTCGATTCCTGGCCGACGTGCCACGGGAGGACCACTACGCAGCGGATCATCCCGTCACCGTCCACCTCGACTGTCGACGGTGTAGTTTCTTTAGCTACGTCCCAGTCGGCGGCGCGGTCCTCGACCAGCCCGCGGTCGTCAGTTTCTTCTTCGAACGCGGGCGCTCGCTCCGTGACGCACCCGTTTGGACCCTCCCGTTCGTTGTCGATGGGGGACGCGTCGAGCGCCGGTCGATAGATCCGTGGCGAATTCAGGTTACCATTACCGCAGACGACAGCACGATTCGCCTGACGCTTGCCGATCCGGGAACGGTCGAGTCGATAGACGCGGTCGAAACGTGA
- a CDS encoding MBL fold metallo-hydrolase — translation MRVTFLGSGSAMPTGERFQTGILVQEDGRTLLVDCGSGVLHRLQQSGVGYENVSTVLLTHHHLDHVADLLPLMKARWLAGEDHLEVVGPQGTKSLLDDLLDVHEYMQDKLDLRVREVVAGEFSVAGFDVSAYETRHSLPCLAYRFGDLFTYSGDSEAFAGLANFADGSAILAHDCSFPDDVDVSNHPTPKTLGEALAGTEIGRVYLTHLYPHTDGRHDEMLESIGAHYDGDVRFAEDLKTITIE, via the coding sequence ATGCGCGTCACCTTTCTCGGAAGCGGCAGCGCGATGCCGACCGGCGAGCGGTTCCAGACCGGTATTCTGGTCCAGGAGGACGGCCGAACCCTGCTGGTCGACTGCGGGTCGGGGGTGCTCCACCGGCTCCAGCAGTCCGGCGTCGGCTACGAGAACGTCTCGACGGTCCTGCTGACCCACCACCACCTCGACCACGTCGCCGACCTGCTTCCACTCATGAAGGCCCGCTGGCTCGCCGGCGAGGACCACCTCGAGGTCGTCGGGCCGCAGGGCACGAAGTCGCTGCTCGACGACCTCCTCGACGTCCACGAGTACATGCAGGACAAACTCGACCTGCGGGTCCGCGAGGTCGTCGCCGGCGAGTTCTCCGTCGCGGGGTTCGACGTCTCGGCCTACGAGACCCGCCACTCGTTGCCCTGTCTCGCCTACCGGTTCGGCGACCTGTTCACCTACAGCGGCGACAGCGAGGCCTTCGCGGGGCTGGCGAACTTCGCCGACGGGTCGGCCATCCTGGCCCACGACTGCTCGTTTCCCGACGACGTCGACGTCTCGAACCACCCCACTCCGAAGACGCTCGGCGAGGCGCTGGCCGGCACCGAGATCGGCCGCGTCTATCTGACCCACCTCTACCCGCACACGGACGGTCGCCACGACGAGATGCTCGAGTCGATCGGCGCTCACTACGACGGCGACGTCCGGTTCGCCGAGGACCTGAAGACGATCACTATCGAGTAG
- a CDS encoding efflux RND transporter permease subunit, with product MSAPDRIADVVTNRSRIVIVVLLLLTAAVGAGMPMVEQSSSLDQFESESQEAKALERIQGNSEGGTDPYFATEGDENTTSVQVIVRGDGDNVLTRESLVSSLEFQQEIRNDDSINETLAENQSVTGVENLVAFTAISGDLAEREAVLETGLNDTLELQREYLNQTAAGEQEAAAETEAEINATIEQTAETAELDDDQTAEYEELVQQAREIESGRWEIEQETDTYEANEEYQNLTATLEQVRLGATTGIFEAEYTQLQEGTVPLADQIEALESLDDEAYERTVQQTLSDGSDGENFALALMPSSYEPGSTEAETRMTSVTQKTESDAAGGGMGGGAISDRIVDSQLEIRDLANAQEEDYIVFGGGIITDEIDRSMGDSLAIVGPFALLFVVVALLIAYRDLIDIVLGVVGIIAVLVWTFGFMGWADIAFNQMFVAVPVLLIGLSIDYAIHVFMRHREQREEDGRTGSVRGSMKVALAGVGAALLWVTATTVIGFLSNLVSPIGPIREFGIVSSVGIVAALIIFGALIPAMKVELDEFLESRGFDRRKRAFGTGGGRFSEVLTVGSTAARKAPLVVLVLVVLLSVGGVYGATQVDTSFQEEDFLAESPPAWTDNLPGGMSPGEYQAKDDLEFVNQHFQREDSQAQILVEADGGGVADPELLAELNETRDDAAQSDVVYPLANGDADVRDPLSTMESVAAQNESFNESFRAADTDGDGVPDENVSALYDQLFEVNEEAASQVLHRTDDDEYDAARMVIGIKGGASAADTTSEMRTFADDIEDGSDGRWTAIATGDPIVSHIVEQDLLNTVLESLLITLVAVFVFLSLAYYLTGDSAALGAVTLLPVAFTVSWILGTMYLIGMPFNVLTGMITSLTIGLGVAYSIHVSDRYTLELERQGNVWSALRTTVTGTGGALLGSAATTVGGFGTLAFAILPALRQFGIITGLTITYAFLASVIVLPSLLVLWTRYFGPDVSFDAPGSPAGTATASDGGRETETAMSTDARDGDDSEDEE from the coding sequence ATGAGCGCGCCGGACCGTATCGCGGACGTGGTGACGAATCGCTCTCGAATCGTCATCGTCGTGCTCTTGCTCCTGACGGCGGCCGTCGGCGCCGGGATGCCGATGGTCGAACAATCCTCGTCGCTCGATCAGTTCGAGAGCGAGTCCCAGGAGGCGAAGGCCCTCGAGCGCATCCAGGGCAACTCCGAGGGGGGAACCGACCCCTACTTCGCGACCGAGGGTGATGAAAACACCACCAGCGTCCAGGTGATCGTTCGCGGCGACGGCGACAACGTCCTCACGCGGGAGTCGCTGGTCTCCTCGCTCGAGTTCCAACAGGAGATCCGAAACGACGACTCGATCAACGAGACGCTGGCGGAGAATCAGTCGGTCACCGGCGTCGAGAACCTCGTCGCGTTCACCGCGATCAGCGGCGATCTCGCCGAACGCGAGGCGGTGCTCGAGACCGGACTCAACGACACGCTGGAACTGCAACGCGAGTACCTGAACCAGACCGCCGCCGGCGAGCAGGAGGCCGCGGCCGAGACCGAAGCCGAGATCAACGCCACGATCGAGCAGACGGCCGAGACGGCGGAACTCGACGACGACCAGACCGCCGAGTACGAAGAGCTGGTCCAACAGGCTCGAGAGATCGAGTCCGGCCGCTGGGAAATCGAACAGGAGACCGATACCTACGAGGCGAACGAGGAATACCAGAACCTGACCGCGACCCTCGAGCAGGTTCGCCTCGGCGCGACGACTGGTATCTTCGAAGCCGAGTACACCCAGCTTCAGGAGGGGACGGTTCCGCTCGCGGACCAGATCGAGGCTCTCGAGAGCCTCGACGATGAGGCGTACGAACGGACCGTCCAGCAGACGCTCTCCGACGGAAGCGATGGGGAGAACTTCGCGCTCGCGCTGATGCCCTCGTCCTACGAACCGGGCAGCACCGAAGCCGAGACGCGGATGACGTCGGTAACGCAGAAGACCGAAAGCGACGCGGCGGGCGGCGGCATGGGCGGCGGCGCTATCAGCGACCGGATCGTCGACAGCCAACTCGAGATCCGTGACCTCGCGAACGCCCAAGAAGAGGACTACATCGTCTTCGGCGGCGGAATCATCACCGACGAGATCGACCGGTCGATGGGCGACAGTCTCGCCATCGTCGGTCCATTCGCCCTGCTGTTCGTCGTCGTCGCCCTGTTGATCGCCTACCGGGACCTGATCGACATCGTGCTGGGCGTCGTCGGCATCATCGCGGTGCTCGTCTGGACGTTCGGCTTCATGGGCTGGGCCGATATCGCGTTCAACCAGATGTTCGTCGCGGTGCCGGTCCTGTTGATCGGGCTCTCGATCGACTACGCGATCCACGTCTTCATGCGCCACCGAGAGCAACGCGAGGAAGACGGACGGACCGGGTCCGTCCGCGGCTCGATGAAGGTCGCGCTGGCCGGCGTCGGTGCCGCACTCCTCTGGGTAACGGCGACGACCGTCATCGGCTTCCTCTCGAACCTCGTCAGTCCGATCGGCCCCATTCGGGAGTTCGGGATCGTCAGCTCCGTCGGGATCGTCGCCGCGCTGATCATCTTCGGCGCGCTGATCCCCGCGATGAAGGTCGAACTCGACGAGTTCCTCGAGTCGCGCGGCTTCGACCGGCGCAAGCGGGCGTTCGGGACCGGCGGCGGCCGCTTCAGCGAGGTGCTGACGGTCGGCTCGACGGCCGCTCGGAAGGCGCCGCTAGTCGTTCTCGTCCTCGTCGTCCTGCTCTCGGTGGGCGGGGTCTACGGCGCGACGCAAGTCGACACCAGCTTCCAGGAGGAGGACTTCCTCGCGGAGAGCCCGCCGGCGTGGACCGACAACCTGCCGGGCGGAATGAGCCCCGGCGAGTACCAGGCCAAGGACGATCTGGAGTTCGTCAATCAGCACTTCCAGCGCGAGGACAGCCAGGCCCAGATCCTTGTCGAAGCCGACGGCGGCGGCGTCGCCGACCCCGAACTGCTCGCGGAGCTCAACGAGACGCGTGACGACGCCGCGCAGAGCGACGTCGTCTACCCGTTGGCGAACGGCGACGCCGACGTGCGGGATCCGCTGTCGACGATGGAGTCCGTCGCCGCGCAAAACGAGTCGTTCAACGAGTCGTTCCGCGCGGCCGACACCGACGGCGACGGCGTCCCCGACGAGAACGTCTCGGCGCTGTACGACCAGCTGTTCGAGGTCAACGAGGAGGCCGCGAGCCAGGTCCTCCACCGGACCGACGACGACGAGTACGACGCTGCACGGATGGTCATCGGGATCAAGGGCGGCGCCAGCGCCGCCGACACGACCAGCGAGATGCGTACGTTCGCCGACGACATCGAAGACGGCAGCGACGGTCGCTGGACCGCCATCGCGACCGGCGATCCGATCGTCAGCCACATCGTCGAGCAGGACTTGCTGAACACCGTCCTCGAGAGCCTGCTGATCACGCTCGTGGCGGTGTTCGTCTTCCTGTCGCTCGCCTACTACCTGACCGGCGACAGCGCGGCGCTGGGTGCCGTGACCCTGCTGCCGGTCGCGTTCACCGTCAGCTGGATCCTGGGGACGATGTACCTCATCGGCATGCCCTTCAACGTGCTCACGGGGATGATCACGAGCCTCACGATCGGGCTTGGCGTCGCCTACAGCATCCACGTCAGCGACCGCTACACGCTCGAGCTCGAGCGTCAGGGCAACGTCTGGTCGGCGCTGCGGACGACCGTCACCGGCACCGGCGGCGCGCTGCTGGGCAGCGCGGCGACGACCGTCGGCGGCTTCGGGACGCTCGCCTTCGCCATCCTCCCTGCGCTGCGCCAGTTCGGGATCATCACCGGGCTGACGATCACCTACGCGTTCCTCGCCAGCGTGATCGTCCTCCCGTCGCTGCTGGTGCTGTGGACGCGGTACTTCGGTCCCGACGTCTCCTTCGACGCGCCGGGATCGCCCGCCGGAACGGCGACAGCGAGCGACGGCGGCCGCGAGACCGAAACGGCCATGTCGACCGACGCGAGAGACGGAGACGATTCGGAGGATGAGGAGTGA
- a CDS encoding zinc-dependent alcohol dehydrogenase family protein, whose amino-acid sequence MRAAVLEAYGEPLSIESVEPPELAPHGVIVDVEACGICRSDWHAWQGHGEWADDQVPLGQILGHEPAGRVARVGDDVETLAVGDRVAVPFNLGEGSCYQCRNGHGNVCEDGYALGFESSVPGAFAEQVHVPHAEFNVTTLPDGVSPEAVAALGCRYVTAFHALAHRADIDAGDWVAVHGCGGLGLAAVQIATALGGRVIAVDVREEPLEMAADLGAEETIDASALEDGENVPDAIDAITDRGAHVSVDALGRAETCRNSVDCLRIRGTHVQIGLTTSAEKGEVALPIDEMTRWDVTVVGSRGMPPSRYDELLRMIEGGRLEPEQLVTRRVGLEDVSDRLAAMSDYETSGVEVVTAFSSSSE is encoded by the coding sequence ATGCGCGCTGCTGTACTCGAGGCCTACGGCGAACCGCTGTCGATCGAGTCGGTCGAACCGCCCGAACTCGCGCCTCACGGCGTCATCGTCGACGTCGAGGCCTGCGGTATCTGCCGAAGCGACTGGCACGCCTGGCAGGGCCACGGCGAGTGGGCCGACGATCAGGTACCGCTCGGACAGATCCTCGGCCACGAACCCGCGGGCCGAGTCGCGCGGGTCGGCGACGACGTCGAGACGCTCGCGGTCGGCGACCGCGTCGCCGTCCCGTTCAACCTCGGCGAGGGGTCGTGCTATCAGTGTCGCAACGGCCACGGCAACGTCTGCGAGGACGGCTACGCGCTCGGCTTCGAATCGAGCGTTCCCGGCGCGTTCGCCGAGCAGGTTCACGTGCCCCACGCCGAGTTCAACGTCACGACGCTGCCCGACGGCGTCTCCCCGGAAGCGGTCGCCGCGCTCGGCTGTCGGTACGTCACGGCGTTTCACGCGCTCGCACACCGGGCCGATATCGACGCGGGCGACTGGGTCGCCGTTCACGGCTGTGGCGGCCTCGGTCTCGCGGCCGTCCAGATCGCGACCGCGCTGGGAGGACGGGTGATCGCGGTCGACGTCCGCGAGGAGCCCCTCGAGATGGCCGCCGATCTGGGCGCCGAGGAGACGATCGACGCCTCAGCGCTCGAGGACGGCGAGAACGTCCCGGACGCTATCGACGCGATCACCGACAGGGGAGCCCACGTCTCCGTCGACGCGCTCGGGCGCGCCGAAACCTGCCGCAACAGCGTCGACTGCCTCCGCATCCGCGGCACGCACGTCCAGATCGGGCTGACGACCAGCGCCGAGAAGGGAGAAGTCGCACTGCCCATCGACGAGATGACCCGCTGGGACGTCACCGTCGTCGGCTCCCGCGGGATGCCGCCCTCCCGGTACGACGAACTGCTCAGGATGATCGAGGGCGGCCGACTCGAGCCGGAGCAACTGGTCACGCGACGCGTCGGACTCGAGGACGTCTCGGATCGACTCGCGGCGATGAGCGACTACGAGACCAGTGGCGTCGAGGTCGTCACGGCGTTTTCGTCCTCGAGCGAGTGA